One window from the genome of Pedococcus badiiscoriae encodes:
- the treS gene encoding maltose alpha-D-glucosyltransferase, with translation MQGLNLAQPGLKNDPEWFKTAVFYEVLVRGFGDSNGSGAGDFTGLLGRLDYLQWLGVDCLWLPPFYASPLRDGGYDIADYTAVLPEFGTLPDFQELVSQAHARGIRIITDFVMNHTSDQHPWFQASRSDPEGPFGDFYVWSDTDERYADARIIFIDTEVSNWTFDPVRRQFFWHRFFGHQPDLNFENPAVHDAMFDVVRFWMDMGIDGFRLDAVPYLYEEEGHNCENHPKTHEFLAKLRKMVDTEYPGRILLAEANQPPADVVDYFGTEEEPECQMCFHFPVMPMLYYSLREEKAAPIIDVLADTPAIPPGTQWGTFLRNHDELTLEMVTPEQRAAMYGWYAPDPRMRANVGIRRRLSPLLDNSRAEIELIHALLLSLPGSPCLYYGDEIGMGDNIWLNDRDAVRTPMQWTPDRNSGFSSADPGKLYLPVVSSLVYHYNNVNVEAQMASSSSLLHWVRAMLEIRKRHPVFGRGDFEVCPSDNDGVLSFLRVEWDHVDGTDSEAVLCVNNLTSRPQATTIRVPDEFKGAHLADLFGGQGFPKISDDGTITLTLGSRDFFWLRLVPGAAHG, from the coding sequence ATGCAGGGTCTCAACCTCGCCCAACCCGGTCTGAAGAACGACCCCGAGTGGTTCAAGACCGCGGTCTTCTACGAGGTCCTCGTCCGTGGCTTCGGTGACTCCAACGGCTCGGGTGCCGGGGACTTCACCGGCCTGCTGGGGCGGCTCGACTACCTCCAGTGGCTCGGCGTCGACTGCCTGTGGCTGCCGCCGTTCTACGCCTCGCCGCTGCGCGACGGCGGGTACGACATCGCCGACTACACCGCGGTCCTGCCCGAGTTCGGGACGCTGCCGGACTTCCAGGAGCTGGTGTCCCAGGCGCACGCCCGCGGGATCCGGATCATCACCGACTTCGTGATGAACCACACGAGCGACCAGCACCCGTGGTTCCAGGCGTCGCGCTCGGACCCCGAGGGCCCGTTCGGCGACTTCTACGTGTGGTCCGACACCGACGAGCGGTACGCCGACGCCCGCATCATCTTCATCGACACCGAGGTCTCGAACTGGACGTTCGACCCCGTGCGCCGGCAGTTCTTCTGGCACCGGTTCTTCGGCCACCAGCCCGACCTCAACTTCGAGAACCCCGCGGTGCACGACGCGATGTTCGACGTCGTGCGGTTCTGGATGGACATGGGCATCGACGGCTTCCGGCTCGACGCGGTCCCCTACCTCTACGAGGAGGAGGGCCACAACTGCGAGAACCACCCGAAGACGCACGAGTTCCTCGCCAAGCTCCGCAAGATGGTCGACACGGAGTACCCGGGCCGGATCCTGCTCGCCGAGGCCAACCAGCCACCGGCCGACGTGGTCGACTACTTCGGCACCGAGGAGGAGCCGGAATGCCAGATGTGCTTCCACTTCCCGGTGATGCCGATGCTCTACTACTCGCTGCGCGAGGAGAAGGCCGCTCCGATCATCGACGTGCTGGCCGACACCCCCGCGATCCCGCCGGGCACGCAGTGGGGCACGTTCCTGCGCAACCACGACGAGCTCACCCTCGAGATGGTCACCCCGGAGCAGCGTGCCGCCATGTACGGCTGGTACGCCCCCGACCCGCGCATGCGCGCCAACGTCGGCATCCGCCGGCGGCTGTCACCGCTGCTCGACAACAGCAGGGCGGAGATCGAGCTCATCCACGCCCTGCTGCTGTCCCTGCCCGGGTCGCCGTGCCTGTACTACGGCGACGAGATCGGCATGGGCGACAACATCTGGCTCAACGACCGTGACGCGGTGCGAACGCCGATGCAGTGGACGCCCGACCGCAACTCGGGCTTCTCCTCGGCCGACCCCGGCAAGCTCTACCTGCCCGTCGTGTCGTCGCTCGTCTACCACTACAACAACGTCAACGTCGAGGCCCAGATGGCCAGCAGCTCCTCGCTGCTGCACTGGGTGCGCGCCATGCTCGAGATCCGCAAGCGCCACCCCGTGTTCGGTCGCGGCGACTTCGAGGTCTGCCCCTCGGACAACGACGGCGTCCTGTCGTTCCTGCGCGTCGAGTGGGACCATGTGGACGGCACCGACTCCGAGGCCGTGCTCTGCGTCAACAACCTGACGAGCAGGCCGCAGGCCACCACGATCCGGGTGCCCGACGAGTTCAAGGGCGCCCACCTCGCGGATCTCTTCGGCGGGCAAGGCTTTCCGAAGATCTCCGACGACGGCACCATCACCCTGACCCTGGGCTCCCGAGACTTCTTCTGGCTCCGCCTGGTGCCGGGTGCCGCACATGGCTGA
- the glgB gene encoding 1,4-alpha-glucan branching protein GlgB, whose product MSPRFGKKKQKPDAPTDEALANPESSEESPGPDPADLPNDEVVTPTVEETAVEEPAAEKPAAVAEEPARGWFGLPDPAVTPPAEAPTSRSAARRAASRPAVEPPVERAPEPVPVPSTPAEAIRALADGRHQQPHDLLGHHLEADGLLVRTYKPFASVVAVRFQDGERIELAHESDGVWGGIRPGATETQDYRLIVAYGDGIEHEMDDPYRFAPTLGPIDLHLIGEGRHEELWTVLGAHVREYPGPMGTVVGTSFAVWAPRAQAVHVTGDFNGWDTRSHAMRLLGESGVWELFIPGVGDGTLYKFLVRGADGKVREKADPMARATELPPGRASSVVQSRYSWSDDEWMRRRTERDAHTAPMSIYEVHLGSWRSHHSYADLAEHLVNYVADLGFTHVEFMPVMEHPYPPSWGYHVTSYYAPTARFGRPDEFRYLVDRLHQAGIGVILDWVPGHFATDPWALARFDGLPLYEHPDPRKGWHPEWGSYIFDFGRMQVRNFLVANAVYWMEEFHVDGLRVDGVASMLYLDYARKDGEWIPNVHGGRENLEAVGLLQEANATAYKRVPGIVMIAEESTSWPGVTKSTDTGGLGFGLKWNMGWMNDSLKYLKEDPIHRQYHHHLLTFSLMYAFSENYLLPISHDEVVHGKGSLLRKVPGSRYDQLATVRAFLAYIWSHPGKQLIFMGTEFAQEAEWADGRQLDWWLLDHAAHYRVHNLVKELNRVYRENEALWALDSDPAGFEWLNADDNAWNTYSYLRFGTADRQGPVVAVAVNFGGVPREPLRIGVPRAGDWKVILDTSGYDEFGTASQAEVVVTAQEQGANGQPYSVEVRVASLSAVYLAPVETGADR is encoded by the coding sequence GTGAGTCCACGGTTCGGCAAGAAGAAGCAGAAGCCTGACGCCCCCACCGACGAGGCCCTGGCAAACCCCGAGTCTTCGGAAGAATCACCCGGTCCTGACCCTGCGGATCTTCCGAACGACGAAGTGGTCACGCCGACCGTCGAGGAGACTGCCGTCGAGGAGCCGGCCGCCGAGAAGCCGGCCGCCGTGGCCGAGGAGCCCGCGCGCGGGTGGTTCGGCCTTCCCGACCCTGCCGTCACCCCACCGGCCGAGGCGCCGACCAGTCGGTCGGCCGCCCGCCGCGCCGCATCACGTCCGGCTGTGGAGCCGCCGGTCGAACGCGCTCCCGAGCCGGTGCCCGTCCCCTCGACACCGGCCGAGGCCATCAGGGCGCTCGCGGACGGTCGCCACCAGCAGCCACACGACCTGCTCGGCCACCACCTCGAGGCCGACGGCCTGCTGGTGCGCACCTACAAGCCGTTCGCCTCCGTGGTGGCGGTCCGGTTCCAGGACGGCGAGCGGATCGAGCTCGCCCACGAGTCCGACGGGGTGTGGGGCGGCATCCGGCCCGGCGCCACCGAGACCCAGGACTATCGCCTGATCGTGGCCTACGGCGACGGCATCGAGCACGAGATGGACGACCCCTACCGGTTCGCCCCCACCCTCGGGCCGATCGACCTGCACCTCATCGGCGAGGGACGGCACGAAGAGCTCTGGACGGTGCTCGGCGCCCACGTCCGCGAGTACCCGGGCCCGATGGGCACCGTCGTCGGCACGTCGTTCGCCGTCTGGGCCCCCCGCGCCCAGGCCGTGCACGTCACGGGTGACTTCAACGGCTGGGACACGCGCAGCCACGCGATGCGGCTGCTCGGCGAGTCCGGGGTGTGGGAGCTGTTCATCCCCGGCGTCGGCGACGGCACGCTCTACAAGTTCCTGGTCCGCGGGGCAGACGGCAAGGTCCGCGAGAAGGCGGACCCGATGGCGAGGGCCACCGAGCTGCCCCCGGGTCGGGCGTCATCGGTCGTGCAGTCGCGCTACAGCTGGAGCGACGACGAGTGGATGAGGCGGCGCACCGAGCGCGACGCGCACACGGCGCCGATGAGCATCTACGAGGTGCACCTGGGGTCGTGGCGCAGCCACCACAGCTACGCCGACCTCGCCGAGCACCTGGTCAACTACGTCGCGGACCTCGGCTTCACGCACGTCGAGTTCATGCCCGTCATGGAGCACCCCTACCCCCCGTCGTGGGGCTACCACGTCACGAGCTACTACGCCCCGACCGCGCGGTTCGGCCGGCCCGACGAGTTCCGCTACCTCGTCGACCGCCTCCACCAGGCCGGCATCGGGGTCATCCTCGACTGGGTGCCCGGCCACTTCGCCACGGACCCGTGGGCCCTGGCCCGGTTCGACGGGCTCCCCCTCTACGAGCACCCCGACCCGCGCAAGGGCTGGCACCCCGAGTGGGGTTCGTACATCTTCGACTTCGGCCGGATGCAGGTGCGCAACTTCCTCGTCGCCAACGCGGTCTACTGGATGGAGGAGTTCCACGTCGACGGCCTGCGGGTCGACGGTGTCGCCTCCATGCTCTACCTCGACTACGCCCGCAAGGACGGCGAGTGGATCCCCAACGTGCACGGGGGACGCGAGAACCTCGAGGCGGTCGGTCTGCTCCAAGAGGCCAACGCCACGGCATACAAGCGGGTGCCCGGGATCGTCATGATCGCCGAGGAGTCCACCTCCTGGCCGGGCGTGACCAAGTCGACCGACACGGGCGGCCTCGGGTTCGGGCTGAAGTGGAACATGGGCTGGATGAACGACTCCTTGAAGTACCTCAAGGAGGACCCGATCCACCGGCAGTACCACCACCACCTGCTGACGTTCTCGCTGATGTACGCCTTCAGCGAGAACTACCTGCTGCCGATCAGCCACGACGAGGTCGTCCACGGCAAGGGCTCGCTGCTGCGCAAGGTCCCCGGCAGCCGCTACGACCAGCTCGCGACGGTCCGGGCGTTCCTCGCCTACATCTGGAGCCACCCGGGCAAGCAGCTGATCTTCATGGGCACCGAGTTCGCGCAGGAGGCCGAGTGGGCCGACGGCAGGCAGCTCGACTGGTGGCTCCTCGACCACGCGGCGCACTACCGGGTACACAACCTCGTCAAGGAGCTCAACCGGGTCTACCGCGAGAACGAGGCACTGTGGGCGCTGGACTCCGACCCGGCCGGGTTCGAGTGGCTCAACGCGGACGACAACGCATGGAACACCTACTCCTACCTGCGGTTCGGCACAGCGGACCGTCAGGGCCCCGTCGTCGCTGTCGCGGTGAACTTCGGTGGCGTGCCCCGGGAGCCGCTGCGGATCGGCGTCCCGCGGGCCGGTGACTGGAAGGTCATCCTCGACACCAGCGGCTACGACGAGTTCGGCACCGCCAGCCAGGCCGAGGTCGTCGTCACGGCCCAGGAGCAGGGGGCCAACGGGCAGCCCTACTCCGTCGAGGTCAGGGTCGCCTCGCTCTCGGCCGTCTACCTCGCCCCCGTCGAGACCGGGGCGGACCGGTGA
- the pgm gene encoding phosphoglucomutase (alpha-D-glucose-1,6-bisphosphate-dependent): protein MNDPRAGQPAQPADLVDVAHLVTAYYTLVPDPEDIDQQVAFGTSGHRGSSLRTAFNEAHILATTQAICDYRRSQGYDGPLFIGRDTHGLSEPAWASALEVLAANDVIVLVDDRDGYTPTPAVSHAIIRANEGRTTGSMLADGIVVTPSHNPPADGGFKYNPPHGGPADSDATKVIASRANELIAGGLKDVRRMPFSRARAQAQPYDFLGSYVDDLPNVVDLQRIKDAGVRIGADPLGGAAVHYWGEIAQRHGLDLTVVNPLVDPTWRFMTLDWDGKIRMDCSSPYAMASLISRKDDYDIATGNDADSDRHGIVTPDGGLMNPNHFLAVAIQYLFGGARPDWPADAAIGKTLVSSSMIDRVAADVGGRLVEVPVGFKWFVPGLIDGSFGFGGEESAGASFLRRDGHAWTTDKDGIILALLASEILAVTGRSPSEHYRELTARHGDPAYARIDAAATREQKAKLAALSPDDVAADSLAGEPITAKLTQAPGNDAPIGGLKVTTESAWFAARPSGTEDVYKIYAESFRGPEHLAQVQAEAKEVVGAALGG from the coding sequence GTGAACGACCCACGGGCCGGCCAGCCGGCCCAGCCTGCTGACCTCGTCGACGTCGCCCACCTCGTCACGGCCTACTACACGCTGGTGCCGGACCCCGAGGACATCGACCAGCAGGTCGCGTTCGGCACCTCGGGGCATCGTGGGTCGAGCCTTCGGACCGCCTTCAACGAGGCACACATCCTCGCGACCACCCAGGCCATCTGCGACTACCGCAGGTCCCAGGGGTATGACGGCCCTCTCTTCATCGGTCGTGACACCCACGGCCTGTCGGAGCCGGCCTGGGCCTCCGCCCTCGAGGTGCTGGCCGCCAACGACGTGATCGTGCTGGTGGACGACCGCGACGGCTACACCCCGACCCCCGCGGTCAGCCACGCCATCATCCGCGCCAACGAGGGCCGCACGACGGGCTCGATGCTGGCCGACGGCATCGTCGTCACCCCGTCCCACAACCCGCCGGCCGACGGTGGGTTCAAGTACAACCCACCGCACGGCGGCCCGGCCGACAGTGACGCGACGAAGGTCATCGCCTCGCGTGCGAACGAGCTGATCGCCGGCGGCCTCAAGGACGTCCGTCGGATGCCGTTCAGCCGGGCGCGCGCCCAGGCGCAGCCCTACGACTTCCTGGGCAGCTATGTCGACGACCTGCCGAATGTCGTTGACCTGCAACGGATCAAGGATGCCGGTGTGCGCATCGGCGCCGACCCGCTCGGCGGTGCCGCCGTGCACTACTGGGGCGAGATCGCGCAGCGGCACGGCCTCGACCTGACGGTGGTCAACCCCTTGGTCGACCCGACGTGGCGGTTCATGACCCTGGACTGGGACGGCAAGATCCGGATGGACTGCTCCTCCCCCTACGCCATGGCCTCGCTGATCTCCCGCAAGGACGACTACGACATCGCCACCGGTAACGACGCCGACTCCGACCGGCACGGGATCGTGACCCCCGACGGCGGGCTGATGAACCCCAACCACTTCCTCGCCGTCGCGATCCAGTACCTCTTCGGCGGGGCTCGTCCCGACTGGCCTGCCGACGCGGCCATCGGCAAGACACTCGTGTCGTCCTCCATGATCGACAGGGTCGCCGCCGACGTGGGCGGCCGGCTCGTCGAGGTCCCGGTGGGCTTCAAGTGGTTCGTCCCCGGACTCATCGACGGCAGCTTCGGGTTCGGTGGCGAGGAGTCGGCCGGAGCGTCCTTCCTGCGCCGCGACGGCCACGCCTGGACCACGGACAAGGACGGCATCATCCTGGCGCTGCTCGCCTCGGAGATCCTCGCCGTGACCGGGCGGAGCCCCAGCGAGCACTACCGCGAGCTGACCGCCAGGCACGGCGACCCGGCCTACGCCCGCATCGACGCTGCTGCCACGCGCGAGCAGAAGGCCAAGCTCGCGGCCCTCTCCCCCGACGACGTGGCGGCGGACTCCCTCGCGGGGGAACCCATCACGGCCAAGCTGACGCAGGCTCCCGGCAACGACGCGCCGATCGGCGGTCTCAAGGTGACCACCGAGAGCGCCTGGTTCGCCGCCCGCCCGTCCGGTACCGAGGACGTCTACAAGATCTACGCCGAGTCGTTCCGCGGCCCCGAGCACCTCGCGCAGGTGCAGGCCGAGGCCAAGGAGGTCGTGGGAGCCGCTCTCGGCGGCTGA
- a CDS encoding maltokinase N-terminal cap-like domain-containing protein, translated as MAEIHDATLSPTKLELLGPWMARQRWYAAKGRLPVLRKLWSWRLDDPAGAVGIETLVVVDEGGAEPMVYQVPLTYRGAPLEGGQHALVGTMEHSVLGPRWVYDGTHDPVYAAQLLALVLEQASPQSGSVSDTPEPAVVSRRHPSWTSQTVLTSSKVLSGEQSNTSIVFDCADADGTPKPLICKVFRMLHAGENPDVTVQGALSEAGSTRVPTMVGTVSATWPAVADGDEPAYGHLAFAQEFFPGTEDAWRVALRAVGAHEDFTEAAQQLGAATAEVHARLAEVLPTEPVTPEAIAAVAAGMRGRYIAAASEVPALAAHEHRIADVFDRAVNASWPALQRIHGDYHLGQVLKVAGRGWVLLDFEGEPLRPLAERNLPDLAVRDIAGMLRSFDYAAGSWEQSHPGGSARDWAASAQQAFLDGYAAWSGRDPREDAALLIAFQLDKALYEVVYEARNRPTWLTIPTAAVVRLLDDARKDLT; from the coding sequence ATGGCTGAGATCCACGACGCGACGCTCTCCCCGACCAAGCTCGAGCTGCTCGGTCCCTGGATGGCACGACAGCGCTGGTATGCCGCCAAGGGGCGGCTGCCGGTGCTGCGCAAGCTCTGGTCGTGGCGGCTCGACGACCCCGCCGGTGCGGTGGGGATCGAGACGTTGGTCGTCGTCGACGAGGGCGGCGCCGAGCCGATGGTCTACCAGGTGCCGCTGACCTACCGCGGCGCCCCGCTCGAGGGTGGCCAGCACGCGCTGGTGGGCACCATGGAGCACAGCGTGCTCGGCCCGCGGTGGGTCTACGACGGCACCCACGACCCCGTGTATGCCGCCCAGCTGCTGGCACTGGTCCTCGAGCAGGCCTCCCCCCAGTCGGGCAGCGTCTCCGACACGCCCGAGCCGGCCGTGGTGTCGAGACGACACCCCTCGTGGACGTCGCAGACCGTCCTGACGTCGTCGAAGGTCCTGTCCGGTGAGCAGTCGAACACCTCCATCGTGTTCGACTGCGCGGACGCCGACGGCACCCCGAAGCCGTTGATCTGCAAGGTCTTCCGCATGCTGCATGCCGGGGAGAACCCCGACGTCACCGTGCAGGGCGCGCTGTCCGAGGCCGGGTCCACCAGGGTCCCCACGATGGTCGGGACCGTCAGCGCCACCTGGCCGGCCGTCGCGGACGGCGACGAGCCGGCATACGGTCACCTGGCCTTTGCGCAGGAGTTCTTCCCGGGCACCGAGGACGCCTGGCGCGTGGCGCTCCGTGCCGTGGGCGCACACGAGGACTTCACCGAGGCGGCCCAGCAGCTCGGCGCGGCCACCGCCGAGGTCCACGCCCGCCTCGCCGAGGTGCTCCCCACCGAACCGGTGACGCCGGAGGCGATCGCCGCGGTCGCGGCCGGCATGCGCGGCCGCTACATCGCGGCAGCCTCGGAGGTCCCCGCGCTCGCCGCGCACGAGCACCGCATCGCCGATGTCTTCGACCGCGCCGTCAACGCGAGCTGGCCTGCGCTGCAACGCATCCACGGCGACTACCACCTCGGGCAGGTGCTCAAGGTGGCCGGGCGCGGCTGGGTGCTCCTCGACTTCGAGGGAGAGCCGTTGCGACCCCTGGCCGAGCGCAACCTGCCCGACCTCGCCGTGCGCGACATCGCCGGCATGCTGCGCTCGTTCGACTACGCCGCAGGCTCGTGGGAGCAGTCCCACCCCGGCGGCAGCGCCCGTGACTGGGCGGCGAGCGCGCAACAGGCCTTCCTCGACGGGTATGCCGCCTGGTCCGGGCGCGATCCCCGCGAGGACGCCGCATTGCTCATAGCCTTCCAGCTCGACAAAGCCCTGTACGAAGTCGTCTACGAGGCCAGGAACAGGCCCACCTGGCTGACCATCCCCACGGCTGCCGTGGTCCGACTGCTTGACGACGCGAGAAAGGACCTGACGTGA
- a CDS encoding tetratricopeptide repeat protein: MTDQPLTAGGLRGAIDLTALRSQPPAAAPAAPSGQAGGSGIAGRAGVVVEGTDTNFQEVANASVGVPMLLVLWAAQIPESRDYLDTVVRLAAGYDGRFQVVSVNVEQNPTLLRAFQVQSVPVTMGLIQGQPVPMFAGIQPEQALRPVLDEFLGLAVQHGVTGRVDLAGAEPVEAGDVEEQLPPLHQEAYDAIERGDLDGAAAAYEKALKQNPADADAELGLAQVGLMQRTEGADLQAARAAAAEHPLDVAAQGLVADLDLLGGHVEDAFLRLIDLVRATAGEEREQAKNHLLQLFAVVGSHDERVRKARTSLMSALF; encoded by the coding sequence TCTGGGCAGGCCGGCGGCTCCGGGATCGCCGGTCGCGCCGGCGTGGTCGTCGAGGGCACCGACACGAACTTCCAGGAGGTCGCCAACGCCTCCGTGGGTGTCCCGATGCTGCTCGTCCTCTGGGCCGCCCAGATCCCCGAGTCGCGCGACTACCTCGACACCGTGGTGCGGCTCGCCGCAGGCTACGACGGCCGGTTCCAGGTCGTCAGCGTCAACGTGGAGCAGAACCCGACGCTGCTGCGGGCCTTCCAGGTCCAGAGCGTCCCGGTGACCATGGGACTCATCCAGGGCCAGCCCGTGCCGATGTTCGCGGGGATCCAGCCGGAGCAGGCGCTGCGGCCGGTGCTCGACGAGTTCCTCGGCCTGGCCGTGCAGCACGGTGTGACGGGACGTGTCGACCTCGCCGGGGCCGAGCCCGTCGAGGCCGGCGACGTCGAGGAGCAGCTCCCGCCCCTGCACCAGGAGGCCTACGACGCGATCGAGCGGGGCGACCTCGACGGTGCGGCGGCGGCATACGAGAAGGCGCTGAAGCAGAACCCGGCCGACGCGGACGCGGAGCTGGGGCTCGCCCAGGTCGGCCTCATGCAGCGCACCGAGGGCGCGGACCTCCAGGCGGCTCGCGCCGCGGCGGCGGAACACCCGCTGGATGTCGCCGCGCAGGGCCTGGTGGCCGACCTCGACCTCCTCGGCGGCCACGTCGAGGACGCCTTCCTGCGGCTCATCGACCTGGTGCGGGCAACCGCCGGCGAGGAGCGGGAGCAGGCCAAGAACCACCTGCTCCAGCTGTTCGCGGTGGTGGGTTCGCACGACGAGCGGGTGCGCAAGGCACGCACCTCCCTGATGAGCGCCCTGTTCTGA
- a CDS encoding ATP-grasp domain-containing protein, translated as MAKTQEHLIGLLLGAEGDWPRAFETLAGRLGVLTDPDGGSHRVNTERMTIEPFNLRDKPRQDLVIDRLAYWYYHPREWLKKAALMDDVYLLNSPFTFQSMEKHSAYCALLRLGMNVPETVLVPYKNPVDNARWAFTAAQYNKPFDLDAIAEQLGYPLFMKPFDGGGWRGVSQVKNVDDLHTAYDESGEMLMHLQASVADFEVFARALTIGPETMVMKFQPDEPMHNRYAVQHGFLDAGLGTEAVTIAQTVNAFFRWEFNSCEMLVKDGVVYPIDYANACPDVAVTSLHYYFPWAMKALLKWSVFCVATGRKARTQVDTGPWFEIADDDALDYQAKLAAYQGLADSHFDTDRYREFCEVALPDIDDMVLEWVDSTDFASLLTDTIRTTYPQHEWDKFEGHFGGLTRMWVKDEQSRLGSGSSAVDEAVVSGPAPAVTD; from the coding sequence ATGGCGAAGACGCAGGAACACCTCATCGGACTGTTGCTGGGCGCGGAAGGAGACTGGCCGCGCGCCTTCGAGACCCTCGCGGGTCGACTGGGCGTCCTGACGGACCCCGACGGCGGGAGCCATCGGGTCAACACCGAACGCATGACCATCGAGCCGTTCAACCTGCGTGACAAACCACGCCAGGACCTGGTGATCGACCGGCTGGCCTACTGGTACTACCACCCGCGTGAGTGGCTCAAGAAGGCCGCCCTGATGGACGATGTCTACTTGCTGAACAGCCCCTTCACGTTCCAGTCCATGGAGAAGCACTCGGCGTACTGCGCCTTGCTGCGCCTCGGGATGAACGTCCCGGAGACGGTCCTGGTGCCCTACAAGAACCCGGTCGACAACGCGCGCTGGGCGTTCACGGCGGCCCAGTACAACAAGCCCTTCGACCTCGACGCGATCGCCGAGCAGCTGGGCTACCCGCTGTTCATGAAGCCGTTCGACGGTGGCGGCTGGCGGGGCGTGTCGCAGGTCAAGAACGTTGACGACCTGCACACCGCGTACGACGAGTCGGGCGAGATGCTGATGCACCTGCAGGCCTCCGTGGCGGACTTCGAGGTGTTCGCGCGGGCACTGACCATCGGGCCCGAGACCATGGTGATGAAGTTCCAGCCGGACGAGCCCATGCACAACCGGTATGCCGTCCAGCACGGCTTCCTCGACGCGGGTCTGGGCACCGAGGCGGTCACCATCGCCCAGACGGTGAACGCGTTCTTCCGGTGGGAGTTCAACTCGTGCGAGATGCTCGTCAAGGACGGCGTCGTGTACCCCATCGACTACGCCAACGCCTGCCCGGACGTGGCGGTCACCTCGCTGCACTACTACTTCCCGTGGGCCATGAAGGCCCTGCTGAAGTGGTCGGTGTTCTGCGTCGCCACCGGGCGCAAGGCGCGCACCCAGGTCGACACCGGGCCGTGGTTCGAGATCGCCGACGACGACGCGCTCGACTACCAGGCCAAGCTCGCGGCCTACCAGGGGCTGGCGGACAGCCACTTCGACACCGATCGCTACCGCGAGTTCTGCGAGGTCGCGCTTCCGGACATCGACGACATGGTGCTGGAGTGGGTCGACTCAACGGACTTCGCGAGCCTGCTCACCGACACCATCCGGACGACCTATCCCCAGCACGAGTGGGACAAGTTCGAGGGCCACTTCGGCGGCCTGACCAGGATGTGGGTCAAGGACGAGCAGTCGCGGCTCGGTTCGGGCAGCTCCGCCGTCGACGAGGCGGTCGTGAGTGGTCCCGCGCCCGCCGTGACGGACTAG